One region of Streptomyces rishiriensis genomic DNA includes:
- a CDS encoding MarR family winged helix-turn-helix transcriptional regulator, translated as MHEDTNGDGRDSGSGTSSRGVEQGDREFLSLERELTVLLRRARANQGEMAREVHPDLESAAYGLLVRLEECGRQRATELAGYIGVGKATMSRQLRALEQLGLVAREPDPADGRAWLVDLTEEGRTRVRRVREARRERYVTHFSDWDPQEVSELARLLHQLNRGMEK; from the coding sequence GTGCACGAGGACACAAACGGCGACGGACGCGACAGCGGGTCCGGCACGTCGTCGCGTGGTGTGGAGCAGGGCGACCGGGAGTTCCTGTCCCTGGAGCGGGAGCTCACGGTGCTGCTGCGCCGGGCCCGCGCCAACCAGGGGGAGATGGCCCGTGAGGTCCACCCGGACCTGGAGTCCGCCGCCTACGGGCTCCTCGTCCGGCTGGAGGAGTGCGGCCGTCAGCGCGCCACGGAACTCGCCGGCTACATCGGGGTCGGCAAGGCCACCATGTCCCGGCAGCTGCGCGCCCTGGAGCAACTCGGACTGGTCGCCCGCGAGCCGGACCCGGCGGACGGCCGCGCCTGGCTCGTCGACCTCACCGAGGAGGGGCGCACCCGGGTGAGACGGGTCCGCGAGGCCCGCCGCGAGCGGTACGTCACCCACTTCTCCGACTGGGACCCCCAAGAGGTCTCGGAGCTGGCCCGGCTGCTCCACCAGCTGAACCGGGGGATGGAGAAGTAG
- a CDS encoding sensor histidine kinase, which translates to MQKTRPRRTGRQTASEGGAERTPVGKGRPTHVRNRLIVAVAVVAAAVAGAGAPSILAASGQLKDSQDLVTLAEQTQDALALAQSLADERDEVTTYVAAGRVKSKAPSTQGSARVDRQARELTTGTEVSEALREALGSVPSVRQSALTGKSTALQAHEAYSGAIAALHVLVDRLAEEMPPRAGSGAYALAELDTVVQQASATRGLLLAALNVPTGTETAYDPVTGRSVTEKVSSDADTKQRNALTAAAQQARLRSDAALADFREGAPQEAVAAYDSTVTGGDVDTAEAYLASLTDQPKLSDGELDTSVKKLDAALSARVDLMRGAESSLYGHRVEDLSRLRDDDVTDLELRVTLLGALMLLAVVVATGMARSLTRPLSVLRRGSARLAEAEHPAAEEPVRFTGRNDEFAQVVRSVNALHEHAVALHERVGTLESDRKHLVGQRQRMADAREELRTELADSAAQLAGLRDSIGGTFVNLALRTLGLVERQLAVIEGLEEREQDPDRLATLFKLDHFATVMRRHSENLLVLAGTEHVQQHAGPIPLVDVVRAAVSEIERYERVRISALPPHAHVAGFAADDLSHLLAELMENATSFSPPDLPVEVSGWLLENGEVMLSVQDEGIGMAEDRMSRLNARLAEFDPETPYDQEGEEGLGLGLFVVARLAHRHGARVRLREQKQGGVAAVVVLPATLLAAAPAAAIPMTNPAATPQSFSLPGATAEANSNVLPGRTKPADPLVALAEKAVRQTEAPAGTPAPAPEHLPAETPAETTMELLLPNPQGEEAGEAAATDGAGERSATDLLAPDPAAPDGGHTPPVPPAPGGEPADGELIDGGPADGEPAAGEAEAEHARTPDAPEELVTDKGLPKRTPKITAPSQAPRQRTGSVDADALRRRLGGFRRGAEAGYRDVEAEIAERTGQNQVPSTGATRKTTQEARAHAEESTGGTVEEASS; encoded by the coding sequence GTGCAGAAGACGCGGCCTCGGCGTACAGGCAGGCAGACGGCCTCCGAGGGGGGCGCGGAGCGCACCCCCGTCGGCAAGGGCCGTCCGACCCATGTGCGCAACCGGCTGATCGTCGCGGTGGCCGTCGTGGCCGCCGCCGTAGCCGGGGCGGGCGCCCCCTCGATCCTCGCCGCCTCCGGGCAGCTGAAGGACTCCCAGGACCTGGTCACCCTGGCCGAACAGACCCAGGACGCCCTCGCCCTCGCCCAGTCCCTGGCGGACGAGCGCGACGAGGTCACCACCTACGTGGCGGCCGGCCGGGTGAAGTCCAAGGCGCCCTCCACCCAGGGCAGCGCCCGGGTGGACCGCCAGGCGCGCGAGCTGACCACCGGGACGGAGGTCTCCGAGGCGCTGCGCGAGGCCCTCGGCTCCGTGCCGTCCGTGCGCCAGTCCGCCCTCACCGGCAAGAGCACGGCGCTCCAGGCGCACGAGGCGTACTCCGGCGCCATCGCCGCGCTCCATGTGCTCGTCGACCGGCTGGCCGAGGAGATGCCGCCCCGCGCGGGCTCCGGCGCCTACGCCCTCGCCGAACTCGACACCGTCGTCCAGCAGGCCTCCGCGACCCGGGGACTGCTGCTCGCGGCACTGAACGTGCCGACGGGTACGGAGACCGCGTACGACCCCGTCACCGGGCGGTCGGTCACCGAGAAGGTCTCCTCGGACGCCGACACCAAGCAGCGCAACGCGCTCACCGCCGCAGCGCAGCAGGCCCGGCTGCGCTCCGACGCGGCCCTCGCGGACTTCCGGGAGGGCGCGCCGCAGGAGGCGGTGGCCGCGTACGACTCCACGGTCACCGGCGGAGACGTCGACACGGCCGAGGCCTACCTCGCCTCCCTCACCGACCAGCCGAAGCTGAGCGACGGCGAACTCGACACCAGCGTCAAGAAGCTCGACGCCGCGCTCTCCGCCCGGGTCGACCTGATGCGCGGGGCCGAGTCCTCGCTGTACGGCCATCGCGTCGAGGACCTCTCCCGGCTGCGCGACGACGACGTCACCGACCTGGAGCTGCGCGTCACCCTCCTCGGGGCCCTGATGCTGCTGGCGGTCGTGGTCGCGACGGGCATGGCACGCAGCCTCACCCGCCCGCTGTCCGTCCTGCGCCGGGGGTCGGCGCGACTGGCGGAGGCCGAGCACCCGGCGGCGGAGGAACCGGTCCGGTTCACCGGCCGCAACGACGAGTTCGCCCAGGTCGTCCGCTCCGTCAACGCCCTGCACGAGCACGCCGTGGCGCTCCACGAGCGCGTCGGCACCCTGGAGTCCGACCGCAAACACCTCGTCGGTCAGCGTCAGCGGATGGCCGACGCCCGCGAGGAACTGCGCACCGAACTCGCCGACTCCGCCGCTCAGCTCGCCGGGCTGCGGGACAGCATCGGCGGCACCTTCGTCAACCTCGCCCTGCGCACCCTCGGCCTCGTCGAACGGCAACTGGCCGTCATCGAGGGGCTGGAGGAGCGCGAGCAGGACCCCGACCGGCTGGCCACGCTCTTCAAGCTCGACCACTTCGCCACCGTCATGCGCCGCCACAGCGAGAACCTGCTGGTGCTGGCCGGCACGGAACACGTCCAGCAGCACGCGGGACCGATCCCGCTGGTGGACGTCGTCCGCGCGGCGGTCAGTGAGATCGAGCGGTACGAGCGGGTGCGCATCTCCGCGCTTCCGCCGCACGCGCACGTGGCCGGATTCGCCGCGGACGACCTCTCCCACCTGCTGGCCGAACTCATGGAGAACGCCACCTCGTTCTCCCCGCCCGACCTGCCCGTCGAGGTCTCCGGCTGGCTCCTGGAGAACGGCGAGGTCATGCTCTCCGTCCAGGACGAGGGCATCGGCATGGCCGAGGACCGGATGAGCCGCCTCAACGCCCGCCTCGCCGAGTTCGACCCCGAGACGCCGTACGACCAGGAGGGCGAGGAGGGTCTCGGCCTCGGCCTGTTCGTGGTGGCCAGGCTCGCCCACCGACACGGGGCGCGGGTGCGGCTGCGCGAGCAGAAGCAGGGCGGGGTGGCGGCGGTCGTCGTCCTGCCGGCCACGCTCCTCGCCGCGGCCCCGGCCGCCGCGATCCCGATGACGAACCCGGCGGCCACGCCCCAGTCCTTCTCGCTGCCGGGGGCGACCGCGGAGGCCAACTCCAACGTCCTGCCGGGCCGTACGAAGCCCGCGGACCCGCTGGTCGCGCTGGCGGAGAAGGCGGTACGGCAGACGGAGGCCCCGGCAGGAACGCCCGCGCCGGCTCCGGAGCACCTCCCGGCCGAGACACCGGCCGAGACGACGATGGAACTGCTGCTGCCGAACCCGCAGGGCGAGGAAGCAGGAGAAGCGGCGGCCACCGACGGGGCGGGGGAGCGGAGCGCCACCGACCTCCTCGCCCCCGACCCTGCCGCACCCGACGGCGGGCACACCCCACCGGTCCCACCCGCACCCGGCGGCGAACCCGCCGATGGTGAACTCATCGACGGCGGACCCGCCGACGGCGAACCCGCCGCGGGCGAGGCCGAGGCGGAGCACGCCCGCACACCGGACGCCCCGGAAGAGCTCGTCACGGACAAGGGCCTCCCGAAGCGCACCCCCAAGATCACCGCACCCAGCCAAGCCCCGCGCCAGCGGACCGGTTCCGTCGACGCGGACGCCCTCCGCCGCCGTCTGGGCGGTTTCCGCCGGGGGGCGGAGGCCGGCTACCGCGACGTGGAAGCCGAAATCGCCGAACGGACGGGCCAGAACCAGGTCCCGTCCACCGGAGCAACTCGAAAAACAACTCAAGAAGCACGCGCACACGCCGAAGAAAGCACGGGGGGCACAGTCGAGGAGGCAAGCAGTTGA
- a CDS encoding roadblock/LC7 domain-containing protein encodes MTAPSTFGLSSEARNLHWLLTNLVEEVPGIQSVAVVSSDGLLLLSSDPGRNLEAREAREAKPSGPRGSSADLATIVSGIGSLTIGAAKLMAFGGVRHTMVAMDEGSLFVMSISDGSLLGVHGSADCDMSVVAYHMALFVGRAGHVLTPELRSELRQSLESEEPGGLR; translated from the coding sequence TTGACCGCGCCCAGTACCTTCGGACTGAGCAGTGAAGCCCGAAACCTGCACTGGCTGTTGACCAACCTCGTGGAGGAGGTGCCCGGCATCCAGTCCGTCGCCGTCGTCTCCTCGGACGGCCTGCTCCTGCTGTCCTCGGACCCGGGCCGCAACCTCGAGGCCCGCGAGGCCCGCGAGGCGAAACCCTCCGGCCCGCGTGGCTCCTCCGCCGATCTCGCCACCATCGTCTCCGGCATCGGCAGCCTCACCATCGGCGCCGCCAAGCTGATGGCCTTCGGCGGGGTCAGGCACACCATGGTCGCCATGGACGAGGGCAGCCTCTTCGTCATGTCGATCAGCGACGGTTCGCTCCTCGGAGTGCACGGCTCCGCCGACTGCGACATGAGCGTGGTGGCCTATCACATGGCCCTCTTCGTCGGTCGTGCCGGACACGTCCTGACCCCCGAACTGCGCAGTGAGCTACGGCAGTCACTGGAGTCCGAGGAACCGGGGGGCCTGCGATGA
- a CDS encoding DUF742 domain-containing protein encodes MSAVPKQPQRGRQQLPVRGGDRKPARVRPYSLTGGRTRFGHVLLVETFVAALEAPEERKELTFGGGSLKPTVMPELRAIVELCRRMRTVAEIAALLKMPLGVVRVLLSDLADQGKIRVYGTGTAHGTGRPDRALLERVLSGLRRL; translated from the coding sequence ATGAGCGCCGTTCCGAAGCAGCCCCAGCGCGGCCGGCAGCAGCTGCCCGTGCGGGGCGGCGACCGCAAGCCGGCCCGGGTGCGCCCGTACTCGCTCACCGGTGGCCGTACCCGCTTCGGGCACGTCCTGCTGGTGGAGACCTTCGTGGCGGCCCTCGAAGCCCCCGAGGAACGCAAGGAACTGACCTTCGGGGGAGGATCCCTCAAGCCCACGGTCATGCCGGAACTGCGGGCCATCGTCGAACTGTGCCGCCGTATGCGCACGGTGGCCGAGATCGCCGCGCTGCTGAAGATGCCGCTCGGCGTGGTCCGGGTGCTCCTCAGTGACCTCGCGGACCAGGGAAAGATCCGTGTGTACGGCACCGGTACCGCTCACGGTACGGGCCGTCCCGACCGCGCTCTGCTGGAAAGGGTGCTGAGTGGACTCCGTCGTCTCTGA
- a CDS encoding GTP-binding protein, which yields MDSVVSDAARGVSPLVEAEPDEPLQPWQTDRTRAPIATKIVVAGGFGVGKTTLVGTVSEIEPLQTEALMTEASEETDDLTGTPEKVTTTVAMDYGRLTLDDDLVLYLFGTPGQQRFWFMWDDLVRGAIGAVVLADTRRLKDCFPALDYFESCGLPYVVAVNHFDGSAVFEPADVREALTIPAHIPVMIMDARRRISVIETLLALVGHALDETPE from the coding sequence GTGGACTCCGTCGTCTCTGACGCCGCTCGTGGCGTCTCCCCCCTCGTCGAGGCCGAGCCCGACGAGCCCCTGCAGCCCTGGCAGACGGACCGCACCCGTGCCCCCATCGCCACGAAGATCGTGGTGGCGGGCGGTTTCGGCGTCGGCAAGACGACCCTCGTGGGCACCGTCTCGGAGATCGAGCCCCTCCAGACGGAGGCGCTGATGACCGAGGCCAGCGAGGAGACCGACGACCTCACCGGGACCCCGGAGAAGGTCACCACCACGGTCGCCATGGACTACGGCCGGCTCACCCTCGACGACGACCTGGTGCTCTACCTGTTCGGTACGCCGGGCCAGCAGCGGTTCTGGTTCATGTGGGACGACCTGGTGCGTGGCGCGATCGGCGCGGTCGTACTGGCCGACACCCGCCGCCTGAAGGACTGCTTCCCGGCGCTGGACTACTTCGAGAGCTGCGGGCTGCCGTACGTCGTCGCCGTCAACCACTTCGACGGCAGCGCGGTGTTCGAGCCGGCCGACGTGCGGGAGGCGCTGACGATCCCCGCGCACATACCTGTCATGATCATGGATGCGCGGCGCCGGATCTCGGTGATCGAGACCCTCCTGGCCCTGGTGGGCCACGCGCTCGACGAAACCCCCGAGTAA
- a CDS encoding styrene monooxygenase/indole monooxygenase family protein, producing the protein MRKILVVGAGQSGLQLALGLQSHGYEVTLMSNRTADEIRSGRVMSTQCMFHTALQHERDLQLNFWEQQAPKIGGLGVSVAAPGSHDPGPTQRAIDWLGRLDGYAQSVDQRVKMAGWMETFAQRGGQLVIHGAAVSDLDYFSRAYDLVLVSAGKGELVQMFGRDPERSPYSEPQRALAVAYVHGLGPRPEHPDLDAVRCNLVPGVGELFVMPTLTTSGRADILFWEGIPGGPLDVFNGVKDPAEHLSLTLGLMEKFTPWEYARATKVELTDAGGTLAGRYAPTVRNPVGRLPGGGLVLGVADVVVANDPITGQGSNSASKCAAAYLSSILERGEKEFDEEWMRATFDRYWDTARHVTKWTNAMLAPPPEHIVNLLGAAGQLPPVADRFANAFNDPADFENFFYEPEKTGAYLASVTGA; encoded by the coding sequence ATGCGGAAGATACTCGTCGTCGGAGCCGGCCAGTCCGGTCTCCAGCTCGCCCTCGGCCTCCAGTCGCACGGGTACGAGGTCACCCTGATGTCGAACCGGACGGCGGACGAGATCCGCTCCGGCCGGGTCATGTCGACGCAGTGCATGTTCCACACCGCCCTCCAGCACGAGCGCGACCTCCAGCTGAACTTCTGGGAGCAGCAGGCCCCGAAGATCGGCGGGCTCGGCGTCTCGGTGGCGGCCCCCGGTTCGCACGACCCGGGCCCGACACAGCGCGCGATCGACTGGCTGGGCAGGCTCGACGGGTACGCGCAGTCCGTCGACCAGCGGGTGAAGATGGCCGGCTGGATGGAGACGTTCGCCCAGCGCGGCGGCCAGCTGGTGATCCACGGCGCGGCGGTCTCCGACCTCGACTACTTCTCCCGCGCCTACGACCTGGTCCTGGTCTCCGCGGGCAAGGGCGAACTCGTCCAGATGTTCGGTCGCGACCCGGAGCGCTCCCCCTACAGCGAGCCGCAGCGCGCCCTCGCCGTCGCCTACGTGCACGGACTGGGCCCGCGCCCGGAGCACCCGGACCTGGACGCCGTCCGCTGCAACCTGGTCCCCGGCGTCGGCGAACTGTTCGTCATGCCGACGCTCACCACGTCCGGCCGCGCGGACATCCTGTTCTGGGAGGGCATACCCGGCGGCCCGCTGGACGTCTTCAACGGCGTCAAGGACCCGGCGGAGCACCTCTCCCTGACCCTGGGGCTCATGGAGAAGTTCACGCCCTGGGAGTACGCGCGGGCCACCAAGGTCGAACTGACCGACGCGGGAGGCACCCTGGCGGGCCGCTACGCGCCCACCGTCCGCAACCCCGTCGGCCGCCTCCCCGGCGGCGGCCTGGTGCTCGGCGTCGCCGACGTCGTCGTCGCCAACGACCCGATCACCGGTCAGGGCTCCAACTCGGCGTCCAAGTGCGCGGCCGCCTACCTCTCCTCGATCCTCGAGCGCGGCGAGAAGGAGTTCGACGAGGAGTGGATGCGCGCCACCTTCGACCGGTACTGGGACACCGCCCGGCACGTCACCAAGTGGACCAACGCCATGCTGGCCCCGCCGCCGGAGCACATCGTCAATCTGCTGGGCGCGGCCGGCCAGCTGCCCCCCGTGGCTGATCGTTTCGCCAACGCCTTCAACGACCCGGCCGACTTCGAGAACTTCTTCTACGAGCCGGAGAAGACGGGGGCCTATCTGGCCTCGGTGACTGGAGCCTGA
- a CDS encoding HNH endonuclease, with translation MEKGAISRDDVLQTMQEYDELGGPAFLSLYGFKEARKFLILHDGKEYDSKAIAAVAHKHQHGRPLTWKELSGGVGHAVDWLKREGFRIGVSRSPKWTRDELILACDVVARNDWHGLSASDPRIGELSELLQLLGAYPPEERAAEYRNCNGAAFKTLNIASFHPDYQGTPTNGGQLDREVLHEFLERPAEMARAAALLREGLRSGTLQPVLPENDDTDDDEVSAPEGRVLYRRHRTRERNKALRAKKIAAVLKKGGILACEVCDFDFSAVYGERGQGYIECHHVVPLHEAGEGTTKLADLALICSNCHRMIHRCAPWPTPAELRALVQEHARVMPAAVPRPRLEAADTRPLTA, from the coding sequence ATGGAAAAGGGAGCCATCTCGCGAGACGACGTTCTACAGACCATGCAGGAGTACGACGAGCTGGGGGGACCGGCGTTCCTCAGCCTGTACGGCTTCAAAGAGGCCAGGAAGTTCCTCATCCTGCACGATGGCAAGGAGTACGATTCCAAGGCCATCGCGGCCGTAGCTCACAAGCACCAGCACGGCAGGCCCCTCACCTGGAAAGAGCTAAGTGGAGGTGTAGGCCACGCTGTTGACTGGCTCAAGCGCGAAGGGTTCAGGATCGGTGTATCGCGCAGCCCGAAGTGGACGCGCGACGAACTGATCCTCGCTTGTGACGTCGTCGCGCGGAACGACTGGCACGGCTTGTCTGCCTCTGACCCGCGCATCGGGGAGCTGTCCGAACTCCTTCAACTTCTGGGCGCCTATCCTCCGGAGGAGCGCGCAGCTGAGTACCGCAACTGCAACGGTGCCGCCTTCAAGACGCTCAACATTGCCAGCTTCCACCCCGACTACCAGGGCACCCCGACGAACGGCGGGCAGCTGGACCGTGAGGTGTTGCACGAGTTTCTTGAGCGCCCGGCGGAGATGGCGCGGGCCGCGGCACTGCTGCGCGAGGGGTTGCGCTCCGGGACTCTTCAGCCCGTGCTGCCCGAGAATGACGACACCGATGACGATGAGGTCAGCGCACCGGAGGGGCGTGTGCTGTACCGCCGCCACCGCACACGCGAACGGAACAAGGCGCTCCGTGCGAAGAAGATCGCTGCTGTCCTCAAAAAGGGCGGCATCCTGGCCTGCGAAGTGTGTGACTTCGACTTCAGCGCGGTCTACGGCGAGCGCGGGCAGGGCTACATCGAGTGCCATCACGTGGTGCCGCTCCATGAGGCAGGGGAAGGCACGACAAAGCTGGCAGACCTCGCCCTGATCTGCTCGAACTGCCACCGCATGATTCACCGCTGCGCGCCGTGGCCCACGCCGGCAGAACTGCGTGCGTTGGTGCAGGAGCATGCCCGGGTTATGCCAGCGGCGGTGCCGAGGCCGCGGCTGGAGGCGGCCGACACGCGCCCCCTTACCGCCTGA
- a CDS encoding GntR family transcriptional regulator — protein MPEASPRGTYLVIAEMLRNEIQAEQGSDTLPSEADLMDSHSVSRNTIRRALKVLEADGVVESAPGIGWRVVRGGDRRSLAERMTDVVKEDSLSVGDVYPSEAKLCERFGASRTAVRRVLAQMEGNGLLATVHGKGRTVRALPTPATRP, from the coding sequence GTGCCGGAGGCCAGTCCGCGCGGGACCTACCTGGTCATTGCGGAGATGCTGCGCAACGAGATTCAGGCGGAGCAAGGCAGCGACACTCTGCCGTCAGAGGCCGACCTGATGGACTCGCACAGCGTCTCCCGGAACACGATCCGACGTGCGCTCAAGGTTCTTGAAGCTGACGGGGTTGTCGAGTCTGCTCCCGGCATTGGGTGGCGCGTGGTCCGGGGAGGCGATCGGCGGTCTCTCGCGGAGCGCATGACGGACGTGGTCAAAGAGGACTCACTCTCAGTGGGAGACGTGTACCCGTCCGAAGCGAAGCTGTGTGAGCGGTTCGGCGCTTCCCGGACCGCCGTGCGTCGTGTTCTGGCGCAGATGGAGGGAAACGGTCTGCTTGCCACTGTGCATGGCAAGGGTCGCACCGTGCGCGCTCTCCCGACTCCCGCCACCCGGCCGTAG
- a CDS encoding HD domain-containing protein, whose product MGLTEWAYTLSESLLSDPLPRRWAHSLGVAKRARSLSPILGRDAELLEAAAVLHDIGYSPAIATTGFHPLDGARFLRDQEGADERVVRLVAHHSCALLEAEERGLRPELEGEFALERPDLVDALLYCDMTTTPDGTQTTPAERLDEIVQRYGPDTIVGRFIQRAAPEIHAASKRVGGRMAEASVGGQPM is encoded by the coding sequence ATGGGACTGACTGAGTGGGCGTACACGCTCTCTGAATCGCTGCTTTCCGATCCGCTCCCGCGCCGGTGGGCACACTCACTTGGGGTCGCCAAGCGTGCTCGCTCCCTGAGTCCGATCCTGGGACGCGATGCGGAGTTGCTGGAAGCCGCCGCCGTGCTGCATGACATCGGCTACTCACCGGCCATCGCCACCACGGGCTTCCACCCCTTGGACGGCGCACGGTTCCTCAGAGATCAGGAAGGCGCGGACGAACGGGTTGTTCGTCTTGTGGCGCATCACTCCTGTGCCTTGTTGGAAGCGGAGGAACGGGGACTTCGACCGGAGCTGGAGGGCGAGTTCGCCCTAGAGCGCCCTGACCTGGTCGACGCCTTGCTCTACTGCGACATGACGACGACGCCGGACGGGACACAGACGACGCCGGCTGAGCGGCTGGATGAGATCGTGCAGCGATACGGCCCGGACACGATCGTCGGCCGCTTCATTCAACGAGCGGCCCCCGAGATCCATGCAGCGTCGAAGCGTGTCGGGGGACGGATGGCGGAAGCCTCCGTTGGTGGTCAGCCGATGTAG
- a CDS encoding NUDIX domain-containing protein, with amino-acid sequence MSRIDYFRDPNAPQANSVVPSVTAVVRDDAGRLLLIHKTDNDLWALPGGGHDIGERIADTVVREVLEETGIDVEVDNIAGLYTDPQHVLAYDDGEVRQQFSICFRAHPVGGTLRTSSESKEVRWIDPADLDGLDIHPSMMLRIRHGLDDARREPYIG; translated from the coding sequence ATGAGCCGCATCGACTACTTCCGCGACCCGAACGCCCCTCAGGCCAACTCGGTGGTGCCTTCGGTCACTGCGGTCGTCCGAGACGACGCGGGGCGTTTGCTGCTCATCCACAAGACGGACAACGATCTGTGGGCACTGCCGGGCGGTGGCCATGACATCGGCGAGCGCATCGCAGACACGGTCGTTCGTGAGGTCCTGGAAGAGACCGGTATCGACGTTGAGGTCGACAACATCGCCGGGCTCTACACCGACCCTCAACACGTGTTGGCGTACGACGACGGCGAGGTCCGGCAGCAGTTCTCCATCTGCTTCCGGGCCCATCCAGTCGGCGGGACCCTGCGCACAAGCAGCGAATCGAAAGAGGTCCGCTGGATTGATCCGGCGGACCTTGACGGGCTGGACATCCACCCTTCGATGATGCTGCGTATCCGGCACGGTCTCGATGACGCGCGGCGAGAGCCCTACATCGGCTGA
- a CDS encoding helix-turn-helix domain-containing protein, producing the protein MANERLRGAIVDLGLTLDEVAERLGVASKTVERWINDPERKPYRRFQFATASLLKCEVSYLWPDERTSAEVAAAGHAELVRLYPHRSVVMQTLWTNLYSRATRQFDLLVYSGFWLTEDATFHRIVKEKSADGVPIRFMLGAPMSPAVAVRGEDEGIGAAMAGKIRNALINYGPLFGLPGVEFRLHSTTLYNSIYRADDEMLANGHLYGVGAYMAPVLHLRRVPGGELFDAYAESVEKVWESARPISSPADWEGIA; encoded by the coding sequence GTGGCGAACGAACGGCTGCGCGGCGCGATAGTGGACTTGGGCCTGACGCTCGATGAAGTCGCCGAACGACTCGGGGTCGCGTCCAAGACGGTCGAACGGTGGATCAACGACCCTGAGCGCAAGCCCTATCGACGCTTCCAGTTCGCAACGGCATCGCTGTTGAAGTGTGAAGTGTCGTACCTGTGGCCGGACGAACGCACGTCAGCCGAGGTCGCAGCCGCCGGCCACGCCGAGTTGGTCAGGCTCTATCCACACCGGTCCGTTGTGATGCAAACCCTCTGGACGAACCTCTACTCCAGGGCGACCCGTCAGTTTGACCTGCTGGTGTACTCCGGGTTCTGGCTCACGGAAGACGCAACGTTCCACCGGATCGTGAAGGAGAAGTCAGCCGACGGAGTGCCGATCCGCTTCATGCTGGGTGCGCCCATGTCGCCGGCCGTGGCGGTACGCGGCGAGGACGAAGGGATCGGCGCGGCGATGGCAGGCAAGATCCGGAACGCCCTCATCAACTACGGCCCGCTCTTCGGTCTCCCCGGGGTGGAGTTCCGGCTGCACAGCACAACCCTCTACAACTCGATCTACCGGGCCGATGACGAGATGCTGGCGAACGGGCACCTCTACGGCGTCGGCGCCTACATGGCACCCGTGTTGCACCTGCGACGCGTACCCGGCGGGGAACTCTTCGACGCCTACGCTGAGAGCGTTGAGAAGGTATGGGAATCGGCCCGCCCGATCTCATCGCCTGCCGATTGGGAAGGCATTGCCTGA
- a CDS encoding DUF4097 family beta strand repeat-containing protein translates to MTERIIPVDVVGPIALDLTMNTGSIRVVVDPALKQARMVLTTEAVSGPSADAIRDTTVSIIGQNLRVRVPDVAGGVGGSTTIRVGGNTMTFSGGNGVQIINGNVHITGHGGGKVFVNGREVTATGPAGDAVTPISAVVHLPARSVAAISTHSANTVVTGTLARLEYDGTSGVLTAERVGDLEAVVTSGSVIVGEVSGPLNINLTSGSVNVGAYSGHDARLNLTSGSVRMAATAQATGRLSVNATSGSVRVTGAGHLNVRRRVTSGHVQIS, encoded by the coding sequence ATGACCGAGCGCATCATCCCCGTGGACGTCGTCGGCCCGATCGCCCTGGATCTGACGATGAACACCGGCAGTATCCGCGTCGTCGTCGACCCCGCGCTGAAGCAGGCGCGCATGGTGCTGACGACGGAGGCCGTCTCCGGCCCGTCGGCCGACGCGATCCGCGACACCACCGTCAGCATCATCGGGCAGAACCTCAGGGTCCGTGTCCCGGACGTTGCCGGCGGCGTGGGCGGCAGCACCACCATCCGCGTGGGCGGCAACACCATGACGTTCTCCGGCGGCAACGGCGTGCAGATCATCAACGGCAACGTCCACATCACCGGCCACGGCGGCGGCAAGGTGTTCGTCAACGGCCGCGAGGTCACCGCCACCGGCCCGGCCGGGGACGCGGTGACGCCGATCAGCGCCGTCGTCCACCTGCCCGCGCGGTCGGTGGCCGCGATCAGCACGCACAGTGCGAACACCGTCGTCACGGGCACGCTGGCGCGGCTGGAGTACGACGGCACCTCCGGAGTGCTGACCGCTGAGCGGGTCGGCGACCTGGAAGCCGTGGTCACCAGCGGCAGCGTCATCGTCGGCGAGGTGAGCGGCCCGCTGAACATCAACCTCACGTCCGGCAGCGTCAACGTCGGCGCCTACAGCGGCCACGACGCCCGGCTGAACCTCACCTCCGGCAGCGTTCGCATGGCCGCGACCGCGCAGGCCACGGGCCGTCTGTCCGTGAACGCCACCTCCGGCAGCGTCCGCGTCACCGGCGCCGGACACCTGAACGTCCGCCGCCGGGTGACCAGCGGCCACGTGCAGATCAGCTAG